The DNA window CCAGCCGTGCGCCCGGTCCCGTTGACCTCGCCGACCAGGCCGAGCAGACCCGCGGCCTGCTCGCGCACCTGGGCATCGATCGGGCGCACGTGGTGGGCCACTCGTCGGGCGGCCTGATCGCGCTGCAGCTCGCGCTCCAAGCACCTTCGCTCGTCGCGTCGCTGGCGTTGCTCGAGCCGTCGCTGCCGGTGCCAAGCTCCGCGGTACTCGCCGAGCGGACGATCATGCCGATGTTCCAGCGGTACCAGAACGGAGACAAGGCCGGAACGGTCGACGCGTTCCTCGCCGGAGTCTGCGGGCAGGACTACCGCGCGAGCATCGATCGTGGCTTGCCCGAGGGCGCGTTCGACCAGGCGGTGCAGGACGTCGACACGTTCATCACCGTCGAAGCGCCGTCGGTCGGCCCCTGGTCCTTCAGCCAAGCCGAAGCCACGCGCATCACCGCCCCGGTGCTGGCCATCGTGGGCGAACGCAGCGGTGAGGTGACGGCCGTCGCGGTGGAAGCGCACGCCCTGCTCAAAGAGTGGTTCCCCGAGGCCGAGTCATACGTCCTCCCGAGGGCGACCCACCTCCTCCAAGTGGAGAACCCGAGCGACCTGGCGATCACCCTCGCCGACTTCGCCGCTCGCCATGTGGACAAATCTCACTTTCTGTAACCCGCACGCGGTCCAAGCTGCCGGGGCTCGCTACCCTGGAAGCGCGGTGCGCGCCACGCGCCCTCCTGAACCGCGCGCCCTGGAAAGGACGGCCGTGTCCCGTCGACTGTTCACCTCGGAGTCGGTCACCGAAGGCCATCCCGACAAGATCGCTGACCAGATCAGCGACTCCGTCCTCGACGCCCTGCTCAAGAACGACCCGCTCAGCCGAGTCGCCGTCGAGACCCTCGTCACCACCGGCCTGGTCGTCGTCGCCGGTGAGGTCACCACCCAGACGTACATCGACATCCCCACGATCGTGCGCGAACGCATCCTCGAGATCGGGTACGACTCGAGTCAGAAGGGCTTCGACGGCGGCTCCTGCGGCGTCACAGTCTCGATCGGCAGCCAGAGCCCCGACATCGCCCAGGGCGTCGACTCCGGCTGGGAGGAGCGCACCTCTGGCTCCGTCGACCCGATCGACCGCCAGGGCGCCGGCGACCAGGGGATGATGTTCGGCTTCGCCTGCGACGAGACGCCCGAGCTGATGCCGCTGCCGATCCACGCGGCGCACAAGCTGTCCAAGCGGCTCGCCGAGGTACGCAAGAGCGGCACGCTCCCGTACCTCCGCCCGGACGGCAAGACCCAGGTCACCATCGAGTACGAGGACGACCGCCCGGTCCGCGTCGACACGATCGTCGTCTCCAGCCAGCACGCCGCGAACATCGATCTCGACGCGATGCTCACCCCCGACATCCGCGAGCACGTCGTCGAGCCGGTCCTCGCCGAGCTCGACGTCGACCACACCGGCTACCGGCTGTTCGTCAACCCCACCGGCAGGTTCGAGATCGGCGGCCCGATGGGCGACGCCGGCCTCACCGGCCGCAAGATCATCATCGACACGTACGGCGGGTACGCACGGCACGGCGGCGGGGCGTTCAGCGGCAAGGACCCGACAAAGGTCGACCGGTCCGCCGCGTACGCCATGCGCTGGATCGCCAAGAACATCGTCGCCGCCGGCCTCGCCAAGCGCTGCGAGTGCCAGGTCGCGTACGCGATCGGCAAGGCGCAGCCCGTCGGCTTCTACGTCGACTGCTCCGGCACCGAGGTCGTCCCGATCGAGACCATCGAGAAGGCCGTCCTCCAGGTGTTCGACCTGCGCCCCGCCGCGATCATCCGCGACCTGGACCTGCGCCGGCCGATCTACTCGCGCACCGCCGCGTACGGGCACTTCGGCCGCGACGAACCCGACTTCACCTGGGAGCGCACCGACCGCGCCGACACGCTGCGAACGGCCGCCGGCCTGTAGGCAACACGTCGGAGGTACCGCCTAACCTCGGACCATGATCGAGGATGACGGCGGGCAGCTCGCGCTGCTCAAGACCAAGGTGCGCAAGACGCGCCCGGTCGCGCCGTCGCGCCCCGCGCCGGAACGTCCGATCGCCAAGGTCGTCGTCGACACGCCGCTCGCGCACCTGGACCGGACGTTCGACTACGTCGTGCCCGAGAAGTTCCACGACGACTGCCAACCCGGCACCCGCGTCCGCGTCCGGTTCGCCGGGCAGGACCTCGACGGCTTCGTCCTCGACCGCGTCGACGAGACCGACCACCAGGGCAAGCTACTGCCGATCAAACGGCTCGTCTCCGCGGAGCAGGTGCTCGCGCCCGAGATCGCCAAGCTCGCCCGCGCCGTCGCCGACCGGTACGCCGGCACACTGCCCGACGTCCTGAGGCTCGCCGTCCCACCGCGCCACGCCCGCGTCGAGGCCGAGGAACGCCAAGAACGCCAAGAGCACCAGCAAGAACGACCAGCCCCCGGACCCTGGGCCGCGTACGAGACCGGCCCCCGCTACCTCGACGCGCTCGCACGAGGCGAGACCCCGAGAGCCGTCTGGACCGCGCTCCCCGGCGAGGACTGGCCGCGCTGTCTCGCGAAGGCCGCCGCGGCGACGCTCGCCAAGGGACGCGGTGTGCTGCTCATCGTTCCCGACCACCGCGACGCCGCCCGCCTCGACGAAGCCTGCAAGGAAGAGCTCGGCGAAGGCCAGCACGTCCTGCTCAGCGCCGAGGTCGGCCCGGCGATGCGCTACCGAAGGTTCCTCGCCGTGCGGCGCGGCGACGTCCGCTGCGTCATCGGCACGAGGGCCGCCGCCTTCGCCCCGGTCCGCGACCTCGGCCTGGTCGGCGTCTGGGACGACGGCGACGACCTGCACGCCGAGCCGCGCGCCCCGTACCCGCACGTCCGCGAGGTCCTGCTGCTCCGCGCCCACCTGGAGAACACCGCCGCGATCATCGGCGGCTTCGCCGTCACCGCGGAGGGGGCGCAGCTCGTCGAGACCGGCTGGGCGAGGCCGCTCGCCGCCGCCCGCGACGTGGTCCGCCGACGAGTGCCGCGCGTCGTGGTCACCGACGACGCCGACCTCGCCCGCGACCCCGCGGCCAAGGCCGTACGCATCCCGCACCGCGCCTTCGAGATCGCCCGCGACGCCCTCACCAAAGGCCCGGTGCTGATCCAGGTGCCCAGAGCCGGCTACCTCCCCGCGCTCGCCTGCCAGGACTGCCGCCACCCAGCGCGCTGCACGCACTGCCACGGCCCGCTCCAGCGCGGCGCCCCCGGCAGCCCGCCGGCGTGCGGCTGGTGCGGCAGGGCGGCCGTCGGCTGGGAGTGCCCGAACTGCGGCGGCCGTACGCTGCGCGCTCCCGTCGTCGGCGCGCGGCGGACCGCCGAGGAGCTGGGCCGCGCGTTCCCGCGCTTCCCGGTGAAGACCTCCGGCGGCGACAAGGTCCTCATGAAGGTGTCGAACGAGCCCGCCCTCGTCGTCGCCACCCCCGGCGCCGAGCCAGTCGCGACCGACGGTGGGTATGCCGCCGCGCTGCTGCTCGACACCTGGCTGTTCCTCGCCCGCGCCGACCTGCGCGCCGGGGAGGAAGCGCTCCGACGCTGGTTCGCCGCAGCGGCTCTGGTC is part of the Tenggerimyces flavus genome and encodes:
- the metK gene encoding methionine adenosyltransferase; translation: MSRRLFTSESVTEGHPDKIADQISDSVLDALLKNDPLSRVAVETLVTTGLVVVAGEVTTQTYIDIPTIVRERILEIGYDSSQKGFDGGSCGVTVSIGSQSPDIAQGVDSGWEERTSGSVDPIDRQGAGDQGMMFGFACDETPELMPLPIHAAHKLSKRLAEVRKSGTLPYLRPDGKTQVTIEYEDDRPVRVDTIVVSSQHAANIDLDAMLTPDIREHVVEPVLAELDVDHTGYRLFVNPTGRFEIGGPMGDAGLTGRKIIIDTYGGYARHGGGAFSGKDPTKVDRSAAYAMRWIAKNIVAAGLAKRCECQVAYAIGKAQPVGFYVDCSGTEVVPIETIEKAVLQVFDLRPAAIIRDLDLRRPIYSRTAAYGHFGRDEPDFTWERTDRADTLRTAAGL
- a CDS encoding alpha/beta fold hydrolase translates to MERVRLGEVELAYEVVGSGEPVVLVHGGLIASFFAPLLGEPALTERFQLINYHRIGYGESSRAPGPVDLADQAEQTRGLLAHLGIDRAHVVGHSSGGLIALQLALQAPSLVASLALLEPSLPVPSSAVLAERTIMPMFQRYQNGDKAGTVDAFLAGVCGQDYRASIDRGLPEGAFDQAVQDVDTFITVEAPSVGPWSFSQAEATRITAPVLAIVGERSGEVTAVAVEAHALLKEWFPEAESYVLPRATHLLQVENPSDLAITLADFAARHVDKSHFL
- a CDS encoding primosomal protein N'; its protein translation is MIEDDGGQLALLKTKVRKTRPVAPSRPAPERPIAKVVVDTPLAHLDRTFDYVVPEKFHDDCQPGTRVRVRFAGQDLDGFVLDRVDETDHQGKLLPIKRLVSAEQVLAPEIAKLARAVADRYAGTLPDVLRLAVPPRHARVEAEERQERQEHQQERPAPGPWAAYETGPRYLDALARGETPRAVWTALPGEDWPRCLAKAAAATLAKGRGVLLIVPDHRDAARLDEACKEELGEGQHVLLSAEVGPAMRYRRFLAVRRGDVRCVIGTRAAAFAPVRDLGLVGVWDDGDDLHAEPRAPYPHVREVLLLRAHLENTAAIIGGFAVTAEGAQLVETGWARPLAAARDVVRRRVPRVVVTDDADLARDPAAKAVRIPHRAFEIARDALTKGPVLIQVPRAGYLPALACQDCRHPARCTHCHGPLQRGAPGSPPACGWCGRAAVGWECPNCGGRTLRAPVVGARRTAEELGRAFPRFPVKTSGGDKVLMKVSNEPALVVATPGAEPVATDGGYAAALLLDTWLFLARADLRAGEEALRRWFAAAALVRPGDQGGSVIVVGDPAGTALQALVRWSPDGYASRELGERQHAGFPPAVRLATVEGPSDVVQDLVDLAQLPPTASVLGPVPVESADDEEVFRTVIRVPRAQGGALSAALKGAQGVRSARKSPGNARVRIDPLALA